Genomic segment of bacterium:
ATCGTATCCAAATTCTGCCGTAATTCAAGAGATTGAATAAAGTTGCGAAACAGGCGCACGACGCAACACCCTTGCATAGGAGAAAAAAGAGGATACAATACTAACCATGCTTTTAAAAAATAAGCAGGATTTTATTGATTGTACAACAAGTGCCGTTCTTTTTGATTTGGACGGCGTTCTCGTTGACAGTTATCAATACTGGTTCAAGCTATTCAACCAGACATTGTGGCATTTCGGGCATCCCCGGATCAACCGCGCCGTGTTCAAAAAGCACTGGGGCCAGTCAACCGGGGACGATGTCAGGATCTTCATGCCCGAGCGGACGCTCGAAGAGGTCAAAGAATATTTTACCCGGAATCTGACAAAATACATGAAACACATGAAAGCGAACCCGCGCGCCGCGCGGGTTTTGCGCGGGTTAAAACAAAAGGGATTTTTATTGGGCTGCGTGACAAATTCACACCGGCAGATCACTGTCCTGGAACTGAGAGCTACAAAATTGAAAAAGTTCTTTGACGCGATCGTGACCGCGGATGACGTTAAGAAGCCCAAGCCGGCGCCGGACATGCTGATCTGGGCATGCCGGGAATTGGGCGTACCGGTCAAACGCGCGGTCTTTGTCGGCGATACCAGGACCGATCTGGCTGCCGGCAAAAAGGCCGGATGCAAGGTGATCGGATACAGGATAAAAAGCCGCGTGTTGATAAATGACCTCGAAGAATTATTACAAAATTCCCCTCCAATCCCCCTTTTGCAAAGGGGGAAACGCGATTGTGTTCGCTAAAAACAAATCCCCCTTTTTTAGAGAGGGAGAAAGGGGGATTATAATGAATTTTACTTTATTATTCAGGAAAACACAGGGAGCGTATAATGTACGAAAATAAAAACATGAAATTGCGCTGGTGCCGGGTCATCGGAATATTCTGGCTGGCTGTCAGCATGACCGTTTTTGGATTTGGCCAGTCTCCGGCATTTAGCGAGAAAGAATTATTGAACAAAGCTGCTGCCAGGTCAGGCAGGAGCCTTGCCGATCTCAGGATCGACCCAGACGATCTGGAATTCTATGGCTACGGCCGGTACAGGCTGAAGATTTTCAGTAAGCTGATCGAAGATCCGCTGGAAGCCGCGCCCATTACAAGGATCCTTTGCCGAACATTGCTGAATAATGCCGATTCACTCTGGACAATTGCCTTCACGCCTTGGGCAAGGATCGATGAAGGCGTAAGAAGAGGGCTTATCGAACGACCGGAGAAAATTTTGCTGGATTTACTGGAGAAAAAACCCGATGTTCGCAGGGTCCTGACCGGCGAATTCGGGCTGGACAGCAACTTGGTGCAGCTGATGCCTGATTCCCTGGTTATTGGTCTGGTTCTGATCATGTGGGAAATACAAAACAGCTGTGACTGGATAAAAGCCGCGACTGCCCGGATCACGGAGCAGGATATCGACACCATCATGATGGGCCTTACCACCGAAGGCGAAAATGGTTTGTCGAATCGCCGGCTGGAATCGCTTATCGACGCAGTTGACTTCAAAGGTCTGGCGGCTGGCGCCATGGATCTGGGTTATGTTCTGCAGGCAGCGACCGGGATCATGAAAAACATCAAGATCGACAAACCAGTGAGGTGTTCTTCCAGGCTTGGGAGGATAGCGATCGGTACGACTGGTCATGAAACCTACGACGATGGGTTCTACCTCCTGATCATCGATTTCGGCGGTGACGACGAGTATGTTTCGTGCGGGGTATCCGGAAAAAACAATCCGGTATCGGTCCTGATCGATTACGACGGTGACGATATTTACCGCGGGCACATTGGTCCTGGCACCGGTATCTGTGGCTACGGGATCGTGATCGATCTCAACGGCAATGATCAGTACCGGGCAGAAAAGATCGGCCTTGGTACTGGCGTATTCGGTGAAGGGATAATTTTCGACAACGGGGGAAAC
This window contains:
- a CDS encoding HAD family hydrolase, encoding MLLKNKQDFIDCTTSAVLFDLDGVLVDSYQYWFKLFNQTLWHFGHPRINRAVFKKHWGQSTGDDVRIFMPERTLEEVKEYFTRNLTKYMKHMKANPRAARVLRGLKQKGFLLGCVTNSHRQITVLELRATKLKKFFDAIVTADDVKKPKPAPDMLIWACRELGVPVKRAVFVGDTRTDLAAGKKAGCKVIGYRIKSRVLINDLEELLQNSPPIPLLQRGKRDCVR